One segment of Sphingomonas qomolangmaensis DNA contains the following:
- the hfq gene encoding RNA chaperone Hfq: MAEKQTSLQDQFLNALRRTKTPVTMFLVKGVKLQGIVTWFDNFSVLLRRDGQSQLIYKHAISTIMPTGQMDLAPIIESVAASQAKQPVLQEIFLTAVRKQAEPVTMFLVNGVMLQGQIAAFDLFCMLLQRDGMSQLVYKHAVSTVQPANPLNLADEQTQPDAT, from the coding sequence ATGGCCGAAAAGCAAACCTCGCTGCAGGATCAGTTCCTGAACGCGCTCCGCCGGACCAAGACTCCGGTCACCATGTTCCTGGTCAAGGGCGTCAAGCTGCAGGGCATCGTCACCTGGTTCGACAATTTTTCGGTGCTGCTCCGCCGCGACGGCCAGTCGCAGCTGATCTACAAGCATGCGATCTCGACGATCATGCCTACCGGCCAGATGGACCTGGCACCGATCATCGAAAGCGTGGCAGCTTCGCAGGCCAAGCAGCCGGTTTTGCAGGAGATCTTCCTCACCGCGGTGCGCAAACAGGCTGAGCCGGTGACGATGTTCCTGGTCAATGGCGTGATGCTGCAGGGCCAGATCGCGGCGTTCGACCTGTTCTGCATGCTGCTCCAGCGCGACGGCATGTCGCAGCTCGTATACAAGCATGCGGTATCGACGGTGCAGCCAGCCAACCCGCTGAACCTGGCTGACGAGCAAACCCAGCCGGACGCGACTTGA
- the tmk gene encoding dTMP kinase, giving the protein MIGRFISLEGGEGAGKSTQAAALAAALEARGLPVLVTREPGGSEGAEAIRQLLMQGDVARWSAHAEALLFAAARADHVEKRIRPAIAAGTWVICDRYLDSTRAYQGAQGIDDAAILALHGFGSKGLLPDRTFFLALPRAAGQQRTRARDGAANDRFEARDAPFHDAVAAGFEAIATNEPDRVRRIDAARSAPEVTQAMLDGLADLLP; this is encoded by the coding sequence TTGATCGGGCGCTTCATCTCGCTCGAGGGCGGCGAGGGGGCGGGAAAGTCGACTCAGGCTGCCGCGCTCGCCGCCGCGCTCGAAGCGCGCGGGCTGCCCGTGCTCGTCACGCGCGAGCCGGGCGGGAGCGAGGGCGCCGAGGCGATCCGCCAGCTGCTGATGCAGGGCGATGTCGCGCGGTGGAGCGCGCATGCCGAAGCATTGCTGTTCGCCGCGGCGCGCGCCGATCATGTCGAGAAGCGTATCCGCCCGGCGATCGCGGCGGGGACGTGGGTGATCTGCGATCGCTATCTTGATTCGACGCGTGCCTATCAGGGGGCACAGGGGATCGACGATGCCGCGATCCTGGCGCTGCACGGCTTCGGATCGAAGGGGTTGTTGCCCGATCGCACCTTCTTCCTAGCGCTGCCGCGCGCGGCGGGCCAGCAGCGGACGCGCGCGCGCGACGGCGCCGCCAACGACCGGTTCGAAGCGCGCGATGCGCCGTTTCACGATGCCGTCGCGGCAGGGTTCGAGGCGATCGCGACGAACGAGCCCGATCGGGTGCGACGGATCGACGCGGCGCGGTCGGCTCCGGAGGTGACCCAGGCGATGCTCGACGGCCTCGCCGACCTGCTGCCATGA
- a CDS encoding D-alanyl-D-alanine carboxypeptidase family protein yields MKKLLVLPPLFLALAMPASAQRPPYDTPAPVAFIEDLSSGAVLYAKDADRRMPPASMAKMMTTYVIFDMLQKGELKLDQKFRVRPETWERWHGPKAGSTMFLSPNEEVSVENLLYGVVVLSGNDACVVLAEGIAGTEEAFANLMNQRAKAIGLSNSRFGNSNGWPDEGRTYVTARDLATLAKVTIEQHPQLYKKFYTRRDFTWGQTMGGNAITQANRDPLLGRVDGADGLKTGHTEEAGYGFTGSAEQSGRRLVMVLAGLTSANQRISESVRFMEWGFGAWKSRPIVKKGKRVETADVQLGGEATVGLVAPRDLSITVPSGTSAPVTVKVVYQGPIKAPIAAGQHIADLVITSADTGEQRMPLVAEAAVEEAGFFGRVWAGLMSLFA; encoded by the coding sequence ATGAAGAAACTGCTCGTACTGCCGCCGCTGTTCCTCGCGCTGGCGATGCCCGCTTCGGCGCAGCGTCCGCCCTATGACACGCCTGCGCCGGTGGCGTTCATCGAGGATCTGTCGTCGGGCGCCGTGCTGTATGCCAAGGACGCCGATCGCCGCATGCCGCCGGCGTCGATGGCCAAGATGATGACGACCTATGTCATCTTCGACATGCTCCAGAAGGGCGAGCTGAAGCTCGACCAGAAGTTCCGCGTCCGCCCCGAGACCTGGGAGCGCTGGCACGGCCCCAAGGCGGGCTCGACGATGTTCCTGTCGCCCAACGAGGAAGTGAGCGTCGAGAATCTGCTGTACGGCGTGGTCGTGCTGTCGGGGAACGACGCCTGCGTCGTGCTCGCCGAGGGGATTGCCGGCACCGAGGAAGCGTTCGCCAATTTGATGAACCAGCGCGCCAAGGCGATCGGCCTGAGCAACAGCCGGTTCGGCAATTCGAACGGCTGGCCCGATGAAGGCCGCACCTATGTCACCGCGCGCGACCTGGCGACGCTCGCCAAGGTGACGATCGAGCAGCATCCGCAGCTCTACAAGAAGTTCTACACCCGCCGCGATTTCACCTGGGGCCAGACGATGGGCGGCAACGCGATCACCCAGGCCAATCGCGACCCGCTGCTCGGGCGCGTCGACGGCGCCGATGGGTTGAAGACCGGGCACACCGAGGAAGCGGGCTATGGCTTCACCGGATCGGCCGAGCAGAGCGGGCGGCGGCTGGTGATGGTGCTTGCCGGGCTGACCAGCGCGAACCAGCGCATCAGCGAATCGGTGCGCTTCATGGAATGGGGCTTCGGCGCGTGGAAATCGCGGCCGATCGTCAAGAAGGGCAAGCGCGTCGAGACCGCCGACGTCCAACTGGGCGGCGAGGCGACCGTCGGGCTGGTCGCGCCGCGCGACCTGTCGATCACCGTACCCTCGGGCACCAGTGCGCCGGTGACCGTCAAGGTGGTGTATCAGGGGCCGATCAAGGCGCCGATCGCCGCGGGCCAGCACATCGCCGACCTGGTCATCACCAGCGCCGACACCGGCGAACAGCGGATGCCGCTGGTCGCCGAAGCCGCGGTTGAGGAAGCTGGCTTCTTCGGGCGCGTCTGGGCGGGCCTGATGTCGCTGTTCGCTTGA
- a CDS encoding MBL fold metallo-hydrolase, with amino-acid sequence MKIRLLGSGTSSGVPRIGNDWGACDPGEPRNRRTRCAALVSTATTRILIDTGADMREQLLRADVGDVDAVIWTHDHADHTHGIDDLRQIAHNRGRQVAGYARPHTFSGLERRFAYVFHGRGAYPPTVGLQPLDDSVTIGDVVVRVVDQPHGDITSAGLRFDHGDSSIVYSTDFHELTGDMETLYQGCDVWVVDALRHQPHPSHPHLEATLDYIARIRPRFAALIHMDQSMDYAALRASLPPGVEPGYDGMEIIA; translated from the coding sequence GTGAAAATCCGCTTGCTGGGATCGGGCACGTCGAGCGGCGTGCCGCGGATCGGCAACGACTGGGGCGCGTGTGATCCGGGCGAGCCGCGCAACCGCCGTACCCGCTGCGCGGCGCTGGTTTCCACGGCGACGACGCGTATCCTGATCGACACCGGTGCCGACATGCGCGAGCAGCTGCTGCGGGCCGATGTCGGCGACGTCGATGCGGTGATCTGGACGCATGATCATGCCGATCACACCCACGGTATCGACGATCTGCGCCAGATCGCGCACAATCGCGGTCGGCAGGTCGCAGGCTATGCGCGGCCGCACACTTTCTCGGGACTGGAAAGGCGGTTCGCCTATGTCTTCCACGGTCGCGGCGCGTATCCGCCGACGGTCGGGCTGCAACCGTTGGATGATAGCGTGACGATCGGCGATGTCGTGGTGCGCGTGGTCGATCAGCCGCACGGCGACATCACGAGCGCCGGCCTTCGCTTCGACCATGGGGATTCATCTATCGTATATTCGACAGATTTCCATGAGCTTACGGGCGATATGGAGACTTTGTATCAAGGATGCGACGTCTGGGTGGTCGATGCGCTTCGCCACCAGCCGCATCCTTCGCACCCCCATCTCGAGGCCACGCTCGACTACATCGCGCGTATCCGGCCGCGTTTTGCCGCGCTGATCCACATGGACCAGTCGATGGACTATGCGGCGCTGCGGGCATCGCTGCCGCCGGGGGTCGAACCCGGCTATGACGGGATGGAAATCATCGCATGA
- a CDS encoding retropepsin-like aspartic protease family protein — MTEDDTLNLVLGIGVLVLVLSSLSLRRMSLGLFLRSLISWVLIIGLIYVAVLNRDRIEMALGGVGERLGISGQSVEGDTVRIRQSPDGHFYARVSINGEPTRMLIDSGATITALSVETAERAGIDVSRAGLPVLLNTANGTVSARRGVAQTVSIDGQLETRDLSVVVAPSFGDVNVIGMNFLSRLGSWRVEQRTLILEPDRQP; from the coding sequence ATGACCGAGGACGACACGCTCAACCTGGTGCTCGGAATCGGGGTGCTGGTGTTGGTGCTGAGTTCGCTGAGCTTGCGCCGGATGTCGTTGGGGCTGTTCCTGCGGTCGCTGATCAGCTGGGTGCTGATCATCGGGCTGATCTATGTCGCGGTACTCAACCGCGACAGAATCGAGATGGCGCTGGGCGGGGTCGGTGAAAGGCTCGGAATTTCGGGCCAGTCGGTCGAGGGCGATACCGTGCGGATCCGCCAATCGCCCGACGGCCATTTCTATGCGCGCGTGTCGATCAACGGCGAGCCGACGCGGATGCTGATCGATAGCGGTGCGACGATCACTGCCTTGTCGGTGGAAACCGCCGAGCGCGCCGGCATCGACGTATCGCGCGCCGGCTTGCCGGTGTTGCTCAACACGGCGAACGGCACCGTATCGGCGCGGCGCGGGGTGGCGCAAACCGTGTCGATTGACGGGCAACTCGAAACCCGCGACCTTTCGGTAGTGGTGGCGCCGAGCTTCGGCGACGTGAACGTGATCGGCATGAACTTCCTGTCGCGATTGGGGTCGTGGCGCGTCGAGCAACGCACGCTGATCCTCGAGCCCGACCGCCAACCGTGA
- the ntrX gene encoding nitrogen assimilation response regulator NtrX, giving the protein MSLDILVVDDERDIRELVAGVLEDEGYATRTAADSDSALEAIAARRPSLVLLDVWLHGSKLDGLELLEEIKRRDPTVPVLVISGHGNLDTAVAAIRRGASDFIEKPFEAERLVLMVERATETERLKREIASLRASAGRETDLTGNSGAINTVRATLKRVAGTGSRVLISGGAGVGKEVAARLLHGWSLRAAAPFVIVSAARMTPERVDEELFGIEDANDLVRPGLLEQAHGGTLFLDEIADMPIATQARILRVLTDQSFSRVGGTRVVKVDVRVVSATARNLIDEIAEGRFREDLYYRLNVVPVAIPSLTERREDIPPLVEHFVAHYAAERRVPTPDIAGDAMVALQSYEWPGNVRQLRNVVERTVILTPGNRIGRIDLDLLPPEVLGTGSDGGQGMGAGAIMGTPLREARETFEREYLRVQIRRFSGNISRTASFIGMERSALHRKLKLLGITETRDE; this is encoded by the coding sequence ATGAGTTTAGATATCCTCGTCGTCGACGACGAACGCGACATCCGCGAACTGGTGGCCGGCGTTTTGGAAGACGAAGGCTATGCCACGCGCACCGCCGCCGACAGCGATTCGGCGCTCGAGGCGATCGCCGCGCGGCGACCATCGCTGGTGCTGCTCGATGTGTGGCTGCACGGATCGAAGCTCGACGGGCTCGAACTGCTCGAAGAAATCAAGCGGCGCGACCCGACGGTGCCGGTGCTGGTAATTTCGGGCCACGGCAATCTCGACACCGCGGTCGCGGCGATCCGGCGCGGCGCGTCTGACTTCATCGAAAAGCCGTTCGAGGCCGAGCGGCTGGTGCTGATGGTCGAACGCGCGACCGAGACCGAGCGGCTCAAGCGCGAGATCGCGTCGCTGCGCGCCTCGGCGGGCCGCGAGACCGACCTGACGGGCAATTCGGGGGCCATCAACACCGTGCGCGCGACGCTGAAACGCGTCGCGGGGACCGGCAGCCGCGTGCTAATCTCGGGTGGGGCAGGGGTCGGCAAGGAAGTCGCCGCGCGGCTGTTGCACGGCTGGAGCCTGCGCGCCGCGGCGCCCTTCGTGATCGTCAGCGCGGCGCGGATGACCCCCGAGCGCGTCGACGAGGAATTGTTCGGGATCGAGGATGCCAATGACCTCGTCCGCCCCGGGCTGCTCGAACAGGCGCATGGCGGCACCCTGTTCCTCGACGAAATCGCCGACATGCCGATCGCGACGCAGGCGCGGATCTTGCGCGTGCTGACCGACCAGAGCTTCAGCCGGGTAGGGGGCACGCGCGTCGTCAAGGTCGATGTCCGCGTCGTATCGGCGACCGCGCGCAACCTGATCGACGAGATCGCCGAGGGGCGGTTCCGCGAGGATCTGTATTACCGACTCAACGTGGTGCCGGTCGCGATCCCGTCGCTCACCGAACGGCGCGAGGATATTCCCCCGCTGGTCGAGCATTTCGTCGCGCATTATGCCGCCGAACGCCGCGTGCCGACCCCCGACATCGCGGGCGACGCGATGGTCGCGCTGCAATCCTATGAATGGCCGGGCAATGTCCGCCAGCTGCGCAACGTCGTCGAGCGCACCGTCATCCTGACGCCGGGCAACCGGATCGGCCGGATCGATCTCGACTTGCTGCCGCCAGAAGTGCTCGGTACCGGCAGCGACGGCGGGCAGGGGATGGGCGCGGGGGCGATCATGGGAACGCCGCTGCGCGAGGCACGCGAAACCTTCGAGCGCGAATATCTGCGCGTCCAGATCCGCCGCTTTTCGGGAAATATCTCGCGTACCGCCAGCTTCATCGGGATGGAGCGCTCGGCGCTGCACCGCAAGCTCAAGCTGCTCGGGATCACCGAAACGCGCGACGAATGA
- the mazG gene encoding nucleoside triphosphate pyrophosphohydrolase, whose amino-acid sequence MIERLTAIMARLRDPQHGCEWDLAQSFASIAPYTIEEAYEVADAIDRGDMIDLKDELGDLLLQVVFHSRMAEEAGAFALPDVVAAVSDKMARRHPHIFGDAVDFPGWEQMKAAERHARADSGALDGVALGMPALLRAEKLQKRAARVGFDWPDASGARAKIDEELAEVEGASPSEIEGEIGDLLFSVVNWARHQGVDPEAALRAANAKFERRFRAMERQAGSDFPGLSLDEKEALWLGAKASEARC is encoded by the coding sequence ATGATTGAGCGATTGACGGCGATCATGGCACGGCTCCGCGACCCCCAGCATGGCTGCGAATGGGATCTTGCCCAGAGCTTCGCCTCGATCGCGCCCTATACGATCGAGGAAGCCTATGAAGTCGCCGATGCGATCGATCGCGGCGATATGATCGACCTCAAGGACGAACTCGGCGACCTGTTGCTCCAGGTCGTGTTCCACAGCCGGATGGCCGAGGAAGCCGGTGCTTTCGCGCTGCCCGACGTGGTCGCTGCGGTCAGCGACAAGATGGCGCGCCGCCACCCGCATATCTTCGGTGACGCGGTGGATTTCCCTGGCTGGGAACAAATGAAGGCCGCCGAACGCCATGCGCGTGCCGATTCGGGCGCGCTCGACGGCGTGGCGCTGGGGATGCCTGCCTTGCTGCGCGCCGAAAAGCTGCAGAAACGCGCCGCCCGCGTCGGCTTCGACTGGCCCGACGCCAGCGGCGCGCGCGCGAAGATCGACGAAGAGCTCGCCGAGGTCGAGGGCGCATCGCCGAGCGAGATCGAGGGAGAGATCGGCGATCTGCTATTCTCGGTCGTCAATTGGGCGCGGCACCAGGGCGTCGATCCCGAAGCCGCGCTGCGCGCCGCCAATGCCAAGTTCGAACGCCGTTTCCGCGCGATGGAGCGGCAAGCCGGCAGCGATTTCCCCGGCCTGAGCCTCGACGAAAAGGAAGCGCTGTGGCTTGGCGCAAAGGCGAGCGAAGCCCGGTGCTGA
- the metG gene encoding methionine--tRNA ligase — protein sequence MAEPYYITTAIHYPNGKPHIGHAYEMIAADAIARFQRQAGRDVRFQTGTDEHGLKMVQTARDRGVPVRDLADEMSGYFSDMAQRLNISCDRFIRTVEPEHYRASQAIWQAMQDAGDLYLDRYEGWYSVRDEAFYEEKELTEGAGGIKLSPQGTPVEWTAEETWFFRLSKYQQPLLDFYAANPGFIRPESRRNEVLRFVEGGLIDLSVSRTSFDWGVPVPGSDGHVMYVWVDALTNYLTGTGYPDGGELSRYWPAASHIIGKDIVRFHAVYWPAFLMSAGLALPKEVFGHGFVLNRGEKMSKSLGNVADPMALADAFGVDALRYFLLRDIGWGQDGSYSPRAIAMRANADLSNSFGNLAQRTLAFIAKNLDGAMPGAGRGDPADAALLATVGEANAEFVRLFGDHGLTQALEAWMRGVFACNQYIDAQAPWALRKTDPERMEAVLGTLIRAIRLCAITILPVVPAAAGAMLDQLGVEDRSHAALADEGWYAAHAATGFRIASPTPIFPRLEIPEEEPAA from the coding sequence ATGGCCGAACCCTATTACATCACCACCGCGATCCATTATCCCAACGGCAAGCCGCATATCGGCCACGCCTATGAAATGATCGCCGCCGACGCGATTGCGCGCTTCCAGCGCCAGGCGGGGCGCGACGTGCGCTTCCAGACCGGCACCGACGAGCATGGGCTGAAGATGGTGCAGACCGCGCGCGACCGCGGCGTGCCGGTGCGCGACCTTGCCGACGAGATGTCGGGATATTTCAGCGACATGGCGCAACGTCTGAACATTTCATGCGACCGGTTCATCCGCACCGTCGAGCCCGAACATTACCGCGCGAGCCAGGCGATCTGGCAGGCGATGCAGGACGCCGGCGACCTGTATCTCGATCGTTACGAAGGCTGGTATTCGGTTCGCGACGAAGCCTTCTACGAGGAAAAGGAACTGACCGAGGGGGCAGGGGGCATCAAGCTCTCGCCGCAAGGCACTCCGGTCGAATGGACCGCCGAGGAGACCTGGTTCTTCCGCCTGTCGAAATATCAGCAGCCCTTGCTCGATTTCTACGCCGCCAATCCGGGCTTCATCCGCCCCGAAAGTCGCCGCAACGAAGTGCTCCGCTTCGTCGAGGGTGGGCTAATCGACCTGTCGGTATCGCGTACCAGCTTCGATTGGGGGGTGCCGGTGCCGGGCAGCGACGGCCATGTGATGTATGTCTGGGTCGATGCGCTCACCAACTACCTCACCGGCACGGGCTATCCCGATGGCGGCGAGCTTTCGCGCTATTGGCCGGCGGCGTCGCACATCATCGGCAAGGACATCGTCCGCTTCCACGCGGTCTATTGGCCGGCGTTCCTGATGTCGGCGGGGCTCGCGCTGCCAAAGGAAGTGTTCGGCCACGGCTTCGTGCTCAACCGTGGCGAGAAGATGTCGAAGTCGCTCGGCAACGTCGCCGATCCGATGGCGCTCGCCGATGCGTTCGGCGTCGATGCGCTGCGCTATTTCCTGCTGCGCGACATTGGTTGGGGGCAGGACGGCAGCTATTCGCCGCGCGCGATCGCGATGCGCGCCAATGCCGATCTGTCGAACAGCTTCGGCAATCTGGCGCAGCGCACGCTGGCGTTCATCGCCAAGAATCTCGACGGCGCGATGCCGGGGGCGGGGCGCGGCGACCCTGCCGACGCGGCGTTGCTGGCGACCGTGGGCGAAGCGAACGCCGAGTTCGTCCGGCTGTTCGGCGATCACGGGCTCACCCAGGCGCTCGAGGCCTGGATGCGCGGGGTGTTCGCCTGCAACCAATATATCGATGCGCAGGCGCCCTGGGCGCTGCGCAAGACCGATCCCGAGCGGATGGAGGCGGTGCTCGGCACGCTGATCCGCGCGATCCGGCTGTGCGCGATCACGATCCTGCCGGTGGTGCCAGCTGCCGCCGGCGCGATGCTCGACCAATTGGGGGTCGAGGATCGCAGCCACGCGGCCCTTGCCGACGAAGGCTGGTACGCCGCGCACGCAGCGACGGGGTTTCGGATCGCGTCGCCAACCCCCATCTTCCCTCGACTGGAAATCCCCGAGGAGGAACCGGCGGCATGA
- the hflX gene encoding GTPase HflX translates to MSTGFERDGEDFARGARAIVVLPDQGGSTRDTDARLEETAGLAAAIGVKVRERIAFRIRAPKPATLLGAGQVEQLAEKVRDDAITLAVFDSALTPVQQRNLETGLGCKVIDRTGLILEIFGERARTAEGRLQVELAHLDYQSSRLVRSWTHLERQRGGFGFLGGPGETQIEADRRLIRDRMARLRRELDQVSRTRSLHRDRRQRAPWPVVALVGYTNAGKSTLFNRLTGAAVMAEDLLFATLDPTLRQIQLPGVDKAILSDTVGFVSDLPTQLVASFKATLEEVISADLLIHVRDVAHPDSDAQRADVEKVLSEIGVAETTPRLEAWNKLDLLDDEAREYLTNKAAARDDVAILSALTGEGVDAMIEVAAARLTQGHRRYHLTLEAGDGAGAAWLHQHGEVLDHWIEEGDAIYEVRMAPADRVRFAQR, encoded by the coding sequence TTGAGCACCGGCTTCGAACGCGACGGTGAGGATTTCGCGCGTGGCGCGCGGGCGATCGTGGTGCTGCCCGACCAAGGCGGATCGACCCGCGACACCGATGCGCGGCTCGAAGAGACTGCCGGCCTGGCAGCAGCAATCGGCGTCAAGGTGCGCGAGCGGATCGCCTTCCGCATCCGCGCGCCCAAGCCCGCGACGTTGCTGGGTGCGGGGCAGGTCGAACAGCTGGCCGAGAAGGTGCGCGACGACGCCATCACCCTCGCGGTGTTCGATTCGGCGCTGACCCCGGTACAGCAGCGCAACCTCGAGACCGGGCTCGGCTGCAAGGTGATCGACCGCACCGGGCTTATCCTCGAGATCTTCGGCGAGCGCGCGCGCACTGCCGAAGGCCGGCTTCAGGTCGAGCTGGCGCATCTCGACTATCAATCGTCGCGACTGGTGCGCAGCTGGACCCATCTCGAACGCCAGCGCGGCGGTTTCGGCTTTCTCGGCGGTCCGGGCGAAACGCAGATCGAGGCCGATCGTCGGCTGATCCGCGATCGGATGGCGCGGTTGCGGCGCGAACTCGACCAGGTCAGCCGTACACGCTCGCTCCATCGCGATCGGCGGCAGCGTGCACCGTGGCCGGTGGTGGCGTTGGTCGGCTACACCAATGCCGGCAAATCGACGCTGTTCAACCGGCTGACCGGCGCCGCGGTGATGGCCGAAGACCTGTTGTTCGCGACGCTCGACCCGACCTTGCGCCAGATCCAGTTGCCCGGCGTCGACAAGGCGATCCTGTCGGACACCGTCGGCTTCGTCTCGGACCTGCCGACTCAGTTGGTGGCATCGTTCAAGGCGACGCTCGAGGAGGTCATCTCCGCCGACCTGCTGATCCATGTCCGCGACGTCGCGCACCCTGACAGCGACGCGCAGCGCGCCGATGTTGAAAAGGTACTGAGCGAAATCGGCGTTGCCGAGACGACGCCGCGGCTCGAGGCGTGGAACAAACTCGACCTGCTTGACGACGAAGCGCGCGAATATCTCACCAACAAGGCGGCGGCGCGCGACGATGTCGCGATCCTGTCCGCGCTGACGGGGGAGGGTGTCGATGCGATGATCGAGGTCGCCGCCGCGCGGCTGACGCAGGGGCATCGGCGCTATCATCTGACGCTCGAAGCCGGCGACGGGGCGGGGGCTGCCTGGCTCCACCAGCACGGCGAAGTGCTCGATCACTGGATCGAGGAGGGCGATGCGATCTACGAAGTCCGGATGGCGCCCGCCGATCGCGTGCGGTTCGCCCAGCGCTGA
- a CDS encoding AAA family ATPase: protein MTPAVGNAAPRAAFAAAMAGGSLHHAWLITGPEGTGKAGFAHDMARRMLAHAADPSLDPTAAVPAGHRIGALLDAGSHPDFRLLARLPKDADKPEQDIARSITIAQVRTLQPMFATKPSMSSRRVVLIDSIDDLERGGANALLKNLEEPPAGTIFLLVSHAPGRLLPTIRSRCRLLRFAAIEDAEVAAVLRHELPEAGDDEIAVLVRAGAGSPGRALRFAGLDMASIERDLTLLADRGDADNAIRTRLAKALGVKAAHPRYVAFLERVPAFLAERARLLEGRALRDALDAHAAAKDVAGAAIGLSQDAGAAVFEIGGIVARLAR, encoded by the coding sequence ATGACGCCAGCGGTCGGCAACGCCGCGCCGCGCGCCGCGTTCGCCGCGGCGATGGCGGGCGGGTCGCTGCATCATGCGTGGCTGATCACCGGTCCTGAGGGCACCGGCAAGGCGGGGTTCGCGCATGATATGGCGCGGCGGATGCTGGCCCATGCCGCCGATCCTTCGCTCGACCCTACCGCCGCAGTGCCGGCGGGGCATCGGATCGGCGCGTTGCTCGATGCCGGGTCGCATCCCGATTTCCGGCTGCTGGCGCGGCTGCCCAAGGACGCCGACAAGCCCGAGCAGGACATCGCGCGCAGCATCACGATCGCGCAGGTGCGCACGCTCCAGCCGATGTTTGCGACCAAGCCGTCGATGTCGTCGCGCCGCGTGGTGCTGATCGATTCGATCGACGATCTAGAGCGCGGCGGCGCCAATGCGCTGCTCAAGAACCTCGAAGAGCCGCCGGCAGGGACGATCTTCCTGCTGGTGAGCCATGCGCCTGGGCGGCTGTTGCCGACGATCCGCTCGCGCTGCCGCCTGCTACGCTTCGCCGCGATCGAGGATGCCGAGGTGGCGGCGGTGCTGCGGCACGAACTGCCCGAGGCGGGCGACGACGAGATCGCGGTGCTGGTACGCGCAGGCGCGGGGTCGCCGGGGCGCGCGCTGCGCTTTGCCGGGCTCGACATGGCGTCGATCGAGCGCGACCTGACGCTGCTCGCCGATCGCGGCGATGCCGACAATGCGATCCGCACGCGGCTCGCCAAGGCGCTCGGGGTAAAGGCCGCGCATCCACGCTATGTGGCTTTCCTCGAACGCGTGCCCGCCTTTCTCGCCGAGCGGGCGCGGCTGCTGGAGGGCAGGGCGCTGCGCGATGCGCTCGACGCGCATGCCGCCGCCAAGGACGTGGCGGGCGCGGCGATCGGACTGTCGCAGGATGCCGGCGCAGCGGTGTTCGAAATCGGCGGGATCGTGGCCAGGCTGGCACGCTGA
- a CDS encoding TatD family hydrolase has protein sequence MLADSHCHLNYKGLVDEQPAVLARARARGVGAMLNISTRESEWGDVVATAEREPDVWATIGVHPHDADAHPHVDADALTAAADHPRVVGLGECGLDYHYGHSDRAAQAIIFRAHCAAARATGLPIVVHSRDAEDDTVSILRDELGKGALGGVIHCFTGTSGFADQALALGFYISISGIVTFKSARELQAIAARLPLHRLLIETDAPFLAPVPHRGRLGEPAFVADTAAFLAELRGEPVEVLAKATAENFHTLFGKTHA, from the coding sequence ATGCTGGCCGACAGTCACTGCCACCTGAACTACAAGGGGTTGGTCGACGAACAGCCGGCGGTGCTGGCGCGGGCGCGGGCGCGCGGGGTGGGGGCGATGCTCAACATCTCGACGCGCGAGAGCGAGTGGGGCGACGTCGTCGCGACCGCCGAGCGCGAGCCCGATGTTTGGGCGACGATCGGCGTCCACCCGCACGACGCCGATGCGCACCCGCATGTCGATGCCGATGCGCTGACCGCAGCGGCCGACCATCCGCGCGTCGTCGGCCTGGGCGAATGCGGGCTCGACTATCACTATGGCCATAGCGACCGCGCGGCGCAGGCGATCATCTTCCGCGCGCATTGCGCCGCCGCGCGCGCAACCGGGCTGCCGATCGTCGTGCACAGCCGCGACGCCGAGGACGATACCGTCTCTATCCTGCGCGACGAGCTGGGGAAGGGGGCCCTTGGCGGGGTAATCCACTGCTTCACCGGCACTAGCGGCTTTGCAGATCAAGCGCTTGCGCTGGGTTTCTACATCTCGATCTCGGGTATCGTGACCTTCAAGAGCGCGCGCGAACTGCAGGCGATCGCCGCACGGCTGCCGCTCCATCGGCTGCTGATCGAGACCGACGCACCTTTCCTGGCGCCGGTGCCGCATCGCGGACGGCTGGGCGAGCCCGCGTTCGTCGCCGACACCGCAGCGTTCCTCGCCGAGCTGCGCGGGGAGCCGGTCGAGGTGCTGGCGAAGGCCACCGCCGAGAATTTCCACACCCTGTTCGGCAAGACCCACGCGTGA